Proteins encoded in a region of the Isosphaeraceae bacterium EP7 genome:
- a CDS encoding CotH kinase family protein, producing MMTRSAATQAMLAGCVAVSLVALKTASSQDGGPPPGGPGAQKGQSGPPGFGPGTFLGPRVMEIADADMDEKLTPSEAGKAAEEFVRSADLDKKGSVDASTLGRAINRRLRPPGEGPGDGPPGGGPGDNFGPGSMMAGPALAAADANKDGRLSPDEASRAAEAFVLDAAGKADGSLDGDALAGAMNRRMGPPPGFGPGGPMGQERAIVKDHDKNGDGRLNAAERLAARDAMKKAPAGGPRFGPPGGPGGPGGPGGPGGRPGGPGGGPRFGPGADSPDPTPGAKVSPAEVTAYPADKPFYDPAVVRTLFLDFEGKDWEAEMAEFYKTDVEVPAKLTVDGKVYPDVGVHFRGLSSFMMVRPGQKRSLNVSVDFAHPKQRLMGYKTLNLLNAHDDPTFLHTVLYLDIARRYTQAPKANFVRVVINGEDWGLYSNAQQFDKTFLEENFKSPKGSRWKVPGNPGGDGGLSYQGDDVEEYKKRYQLKSDESDKAWKALIDLCLTLNETPAEELEQALKGKLDIDGALWFLALENVFINSDGYWIRASDYNIFSDGAGVFHILTHDANETFGPAVMMGPPGGMRRGPGAPGKGAPAKKSGRPGGGPPGFGPGGGGPGVELDPLHGMDDARKPLRSKLLAVPALRERYLKNVRTLADHWLDWDNLGPLVAEYRTRIDPIVEADTKKLATTEAYHKAVSEEVVTDQPKAPEPPRFGPGGPAMSLRTFAERRRAYLLNHPEIKKAGP from the coding sequence ATGATGACGCGATCTGCCGCGACCCAAGCGATGCTCGCCGGCTGCGTCGCCGTCTCCCTGGTCGCGTTGAAGACGGCATCCTCTCAGGATGGCGGGCCGCCGCCCGGAGGTCCGGGCGCCCAGAAAGGACAGTCCGGGCCGCCGGGATTCGGGCCTGGCACCTTCCTCGGCCCGCGGGTGATGGAGATCGCCGACGCCGACATGGACGAAAAGCTGACGCCCTCCGAGGCCGGCAAGGCGGCCGAGGAATTCGTCCGCTCGGCCGACCTGGACAAGAAAGGCTCGGTCGACGCCAGCACGCTCGGGCGTGCCATCAACCGGCGGCTGCGGCCGCCCGGCGAGGGGCCAGGGGATGGCCCCCCGGGGGGCGGCCCGGGCGACAACTTCGGGCCTGGTTCCATGATGGCCGGCCCCGCGCTGGCGGCGGCCGATGCGAACAAGGATGGCCGACTTAGCCCCGATGAGGCCTCCAGGGCCGCCGAAGCCTTCGTCCTCGATGCCGCCGGCAAGGCCGACGGAAGCCTCGACGGCGATGCGTTGGCCGGCGCGATGAACCGTCGGATGGGCCCCCCGCCGGGGTTTGGCCCGGGCGGGCCGATGGGCCAGGAACGCGCCATCGTCAAGGATCACGACAAGAACGGCGACGGCCGGCTAAACGCCGCCGAACGCCTCGCCGCTCGCGACGCCATGAAGAAAGCCCCGGCCGGCGGCCCTCGATTCGGCCCGCCGGGAGGCCCAGGTGGTCCGGGAGGCCCCGGCGGGCCGGGCGGAAGGCCGGGCGGCCCGGGAGGTGGACCCAGGTTCGGCCCGGGTGCCGATTCCCCCGACCCCACTCCCGGGGCGAAAGTCAGCCCCGCCGAAGTCACGGCCTACCCGGCCGACAAGCCCTTCTATGATCCGGCCGTCGTCCGCACCCTCTTTCTCGACTTCGAGGGGAAGGATTGGGAGGCCGAGATGGCCGAGTTCTACAAGACCGACGTCGAGGTCCCCGCCAAGCTCACAGTTGACGGCAAGGTTTACCCCGACGTCGGGGTCCACTTCCGCGGGCTGTCGTCATTCATGATGGTCAGGCCCGGCCAGAAGCGGTCCCTGAACGTCTCGGTCGACTTCGCCCACCCCAAGCAGCGGCTGATGGGCTACAAGACCCTGAACCTACTCAACGCGCACGACGACCCGACCTTCCTACACACGGTGCTCTACCTGGACATCGCCCGCAGATATACGCAGGCCCCGAAGGCGAACTTCGTCCGGGTGGTGATCAACGGCGAGGACTGGGGCCTGTATTCGAATGCACAGCAGTTCGACAAGACGTTCCTGGAGGAGAACTTCAAGTCGCCCAAGGGATCACGCTGGAAGGTCCCCGGAAACCCAGGCGGCGACGGTGGCCTCTCCTATCAGGGGGACGACGTCGAGGAATATAAGAAGCGCTATCAGTTGAAGAGCGATGAGAGCGACAAGGCCTGGAAGGCCCTGATCGACCTGTGCCTCACGCTGAACGAGACGCCCGCGGAGGAGCTTGAGCAGGCACTCAAGGGGAAGCTCGATATCGACGGGGCACTCTGGTTCCTGGCCCTGGAAAACGTGTTCATCAATAGCGACGGGTACTGGATCAGGGCCAGCGACTACAACATCTTCAGCGACGGCGCGGGCGTCTTCCACATCCTCACGCACGACGCCAACGAGACCTTCGGCCCGGCGGTGATGATGGGTCCGCCGGGCGGCATGCGGCGTGGCCCGGGTGCGCCGGGCAAGGGTGCTCCCGCCAAGAAGTCCGGCAGGCCGGGCGGCGGCCCTCCCGGTTTCGGGCCAGGCGGTGGAGGACCCGGCGTGGAGTTGGACCCGCTTCATGGCATGGACGACGCGCGCAAACCGCTCCGAAGCAAGCTGCTGGCCGTCCCGGCCCTGCGCGAGCGCTACCTGAAGAACGTGCGGACCCTGGCCGACCACTGGCTCGACTGGGACAACCTCGGGCCGCTCGTGGCCGAATATCGCACCAGGATCGATCCGATCGTCGAGGCCGACACAAAGAAGCTGGCCACGACCGAGGCCTACCACAAGGCCGTCTCGGAAGAGGTCGTGACGGACCAGCCGAAGGCACCCGAGCCCCCGAGGTTCGGGCCGGGTGGACCCGCGATGAGCCTACGGACGTTCGCAGAGCGACGCCGAGCGTACCTCCTCAATCACCCCGAGATCAAGAAGGCGGGACCGTGA
- a CDS encoding DUF4956 domain-containing protein, producing MPEWLDASLSGTTTVTPAILAWRIGCALVLGIVVAGICRFARRGEPVAATFLTTLVMLSALIAMATQVIGDNVARAFSLVGALSVVRFRTVVKDTQDTAFVIFAVVVGMAAGSSHLAVALIGLVLFLLVTPLLWPRRRADPWYAAESKLSMRVALAEGTRTSAELRLGEECERFALTSASTAKQGSCLDLTYRVRLRPGVGAADLVAGLDALNGVDSVEIRQAE from the coding sequence ATGCCTGAGTGGCTGGACGCGTCGCTGTCTGGGACCACCACGGTCACGCCCGCCATCCTGGCCTGGCGGATCGGCTGCGCCTTGGTGCTCGGCATCGTGGTCGCCGGCATCTGCCGCTTCGCCAGGCGCGGCGAGCCGGTGGCGGCGACCTTCTTGACGACGCTGGTGATGCTCTCGGCCCTGATCGCCATGGCCACCCAGGTCATCGGCGATAACGTCGCTCGCGCCTTCAGCCTGGTCGGTGCGCTCTCGGTGGTGCGGTTCCGCACAGTCGTCAAGGACACGCAGGACACGGCCTTCGTCATCTTCGCGGTGGTCGTCGGCATGGCCGCGGGGTCAAGCCACCTGGCGGTGGCCCTGATCGGCCTGGTCCTCTTCCTGCTGGTCACTCCGCTGCTCTGGCCCAGGCGCAGGGCCGATCCCTGGTACGCAGCCGAGAGCAAGCTCTCGATGCGGGTCGCGCTGGCGGAAGGGACGCGGACCTCGGCCGAGCTCAGGCTCGGCGAGGAATGCGAACGGTTCGCCCTGACCTCGGCGAGCACCGCCAAGCAGGGGTCGTGCCTCGACCTGACATACCGAGTCCGATTGCGGCCGGGCGTCGGCGCGGCCGATCTCGTGGCGGGCCTCGACGCCCTGAACGGGGTCGACAGCGTCGAGATTCGCCAGGCCGAATGA
- a CDS encoding DUF3386 family protein translates to MPISRRSLALVALLAALGAGQARAHFLFIRVNPTAEAGRYAEVFFSEQAEAGDPKYVERFVGSKLWIQQKPGEFKALELTKAVDRLRAKLPAMGSVSVIGISEYGVIARPNQTPFLLRYYPKALAGSPTELAHLEPKSDVPLEIVAEVADDSLKLKLLVDGKPMPGAVFNSVAADLTEEKINAGIDGVATWKPSTPGRYSIYTRRDLKTPGETGGMKYDEIREFATLALEWPLGREGADPEAVALFEGAIASRAQWKDFPGFSADVSGTIEGRPFDGKLTVSPEGKVEMTSDEAVAKAWVEDQLGSLAMHRRVEAASTPPPVLRFADSDDLHPLGRLLLFQGGRFASSYRVKDGRITEVNRHVGKMDMTILALDDSKNAEGRDLPRGYVVQYWDAGTGNLDRVETVRDTWARVGAYDLPVEHSVTNATSQGLAVRGFTLAGHKLADAK, encoded by the coding sequence ATGCCGATTTCTCGACGATCCCTGGCGCTTGTCGCCCTGCTCGCGGCCCTCGGGGCCGGTCAGGCGCGGGCGCATTTCCTGTTCATCCGAGTCAACCCCACCGCCGAGGCCGGCCGCTACGCCGAGGTCTTCTTCAGCGAGCAGGCCGAGGCCGGCGACCCCAAGTATGTCGAGCGATTCGTGGGGTCGAAGCTCTGGATCCAGCAGAAGCCCGGCGAGTTCAAGGCGCTCGAGCTGACCAAGGCCGTCGACCGCCTGCGGGCGAAATTGCCCGCGATGGGGAGCGTCTCCGTCATTGGCATCAGCGAATATGGCGTGATCGCACGACCCAACCAGACGCCGTTCCTGCTCCGCTATTACCCCAAGGCTCTCGCCGGATCTCCCACCGAGCTGGCCCATTTGGAGCCGAAGTCGGACGTCCCCCTGGAGATCGTCGCCGAGGTTGCCGACGACTCGCTGAAGCTCAAACTCCTGGTCGACGGCAAGCCGATGCCGGGCGCCGTGTTCAACTCGGTGGCCGCCGATCTGACCGAGGAGAAGATCAACGCGGGAATTGATGGCGTCGCCACCTGGAAGCCGTCCACGCCAGGGCGCTACTCCATCTACACCAGGCGCGACCTGAAGACGCCCGGCGAGACGGGCGGCATGAAGTACGACGAGATCCGCGAGTTCGCCACGCTCGCCCTCGAATGGCCGCTCGGCCGCGAGGGGGCCGACCCCGAGGCTGTTGCGCTGTTTGAAGGCGCCATCGCCTCAAGGGCCCAGTGGAAGGACTTCCCCGGGTTCTCGGCCGACGTGAGCGGGACCATCGAGGGCCGGCCTTTCGACGGCAAGCTGACGGTCTCGCCCGAGGGCAAGGTCGAGATGACTTCCGACGAGGCCGTCGCCAAGGCCTGGGTCGAGGACCAACTCGGGTCGCTGGCCATGCATCGGCGCGTCGAGGCCGCATCCACGCCCCCGCCGGTTTTACGGTTCGCCGACTCCGACGACCTGCACCCGCTGGGGCGACTGTTGCTGTTCCAGGGAGGGCGGTTCGCGTCGAGCTATCGGGTGAAAGACGGGCGGATCACGGAGGTCAATCGGCATGTCGGCAAGATGGACATGACGATCCTTGCCCTCGACGACTCCAAGAACGCCGAGGGCCGCGACCTGCCTCGCGGCTATGTCGTGCAGTACTGGGACGCGGGCACCGGAAATCTCGATCGCGTCGAGACGGTCCGCGACACATGGGCTCGTGTTGGTGCGTACGACCTGCCGGTCGAGCATTCCGTCACGAATGCCACGTCTCAAGGACTTGCCGTCCGGGGATTCACGCTGGCCGGGCATAAGCTTGCTGACGCTAAGTAA
- a CDS encoding DUF1501 domain-containing protein translates to MPHLPLSLDQRPVTRRELLCRSGMGFGALALGGLMAESGLMSSARAAESTTPLAGKPPQFAPKAKRVIHLFMNGGPSHVDTFDPKPQLTKYHGKPLPTTLSTERKTGAAFGSPFSFKKYGKSGIEVSEIFSKTAEHVDDICVIRSMHADVPNHEPSLMLMNCGDARQARPSVGSWALYGLGTENQNLPGFIVMCPGGMPIAESQNWQAGFLPGIYQGTYLDTNNTDVEKLIQHIHNKGLSGSDQRDQLDLLLELNRKHRERRQKDAELEARIQSFELAYRMQSEAGDAFDVAREPEHIRTMYGDGLQGRQLLTARRLLERGVRYVQVWHGAGQPWDSHDDIATEHRRLAGDCDQAIGALLKDLKQRGMLEDTLVLWGGEFGRTPTVELPTPGANAGKMNGRDHNHYGFSMWMAGGGVKGGHVHGATDEFGFAAVEDKVHVHDLHATMLHLLGFDHESFTYRYAGRDFRLTDVHGKVVKSILA, encoded by the coding sequence ATGCCCCACCTCCCGCTCTCGCTCGACCAACGTCCCGTGACGCGCCGCGAGCTGCTCTGCCGCAGCGGCATGGGCTTCGGCGCCCTGGCCCTGGGCGGCCTGATGGCCGAGTCGGGCCTGATGAGCTCGGCCCGCGCCGCCGAGAGTACCACGCCCCTGGCCGGCAAGCCGCCGCAGTTCGCCCCCAAGGCCAAGCGGGTGATCCACCTGTTCATGAACGGCGGCCCGTCGCATGTCGACACCTTCGACCCCAAGCCGCAGCTGACGAAGTACCACGGCAAGCCGCTGCCGACGACCCTGTCGACGGAGCGCAAGACCGGCGCCGCGTTCGGCTCGCCCTTCTCGTTCAAGAAGTACGGCAAGAGCGGCATCGAGGTCAGCGAGATTTTCTCGAAGACGGCCGAGCACGTGGACGACATCTGCGTGATCCGGTCGATGCACGCCGACGTGCCCAACCATGAGCCGTCGTTGATGCTGATGAACTGCGGGGACGCCCGCCAGGCGCGCCCGAGCGTCGGCTCCTGGGCGCTTTACGGCCTGGGAACCGAGAATCAGAACCTCCCCGGGTTCATCGTGATGTGCCCCGGCGGCATGCCCATCGCGGAATCGCAGAACTGGCAGGCCGGCTTCCTGCCCGGGATTTATCAGGGGACCTACCTCGACACGAATAACACCGACGTCGAGAAGCTGATTCAGCATATCCACAACAAGGGCCTCTCCGGCAGCGACCAGCGCGATCAGCTCGACCTGCTGCTGGAGCTGAACCGCAAGCACCGCGAGCGCCGCCAGAAGGACGCCGAGCTGGAAGCACGCATCCAGTCGTTCGAGCTGGCCTACCGGATGCAGTCTGAGGCGGGAGACGCCTTCGACGTGGCCCGCGAGCCCGAGCACATCCGCACCATGTACGGCGACGGCCTGCAAGGGCGTCAGCTGCTCACCGCCAGGCGGCTGCTGGAACGCGGCGTTCGATACGTGCAGGTCTGGCACGGCGCCGGCCAGCCCTGGGATAGCCACGACGACATCGCCACCGAGCACAGGCGGCTTGCCGGCGACTGCGATCAGGCGATCGGGGCCCTGCTCAAAGACCTGAAGCAGCGAGGGATGCTCGAAGACACGCTCGTCCTCTGGGGGGGAGAGTTCGGCCGGACCCCGACGGTGGAGCTACCGACTCCGGGGGCAAACGCCGGCAAGATGAACGGTCGCGACCACAACCACTACGGATTCAGCATGTGGATGGCCGGCGGCGGCGTGAAGGGGGGCCACGTGCATGGCGCCACCGACGAGTTCGGATTCGCCGCGGTCGAGGACAAGGTCCACGTCCACGACCTCCACGCCACGATGCTGCATCTCCTCGGGTTCGACCACGAATCGTTCACCTATCGCTACGCCGGACGGGACTTCCGCCTGACCGACGTGCATGGCAAGGTCGTCAAGTCGATCCTCGCCTGA
- a CDS encoding PSD1 and planctomycete cytochrome C domain-containing protein produces the protein MPRSRPCRTADWSWVILPWTIACVSLLRASPAAADAPAVAAEAADFFETRIRPMIFDRCVSCHGPDKQASGLRLDSREAMLEGGLEGPSVVPGDPDASLMVQAVRHIGDYKMPPKGGKLADQALTDVAAWVKMGAPWPVAPAASSASDVDPRASHWSFQRVTDPPLPAVKRTELVSNPVDAFLQAKLEAKGLVPALEVDRRTLLRRATFDLHGLPPTPEEVDAFVSDPSADAYGKVIDRLLSSPRYGERWGRHWLDVARYADTKGYVFVEDRNYPFAYTYRDYVIKAFNDDLPYDRFLTEQLAADLIPSDGDTSRLAAMGFLTVGRRFLNNNEDIIDDRIDAVTRGMLGLTVACARCHDHKYDPIPTADYYSLFGVFASSEEPKELPEIRTQANSAQIDDYRSQRAKLKGTLDAYATELRGKVEGDLRRDLAGYWAASRALDFHRDHPQLDAEGRRRKLPPPRLKLAASRWAEILKATKDAKDSPLAPWHALAALPPAEFAARAPGLLDELARTQPLARALRGVIPPRTLNEAGDRMGAAMVAALQGGPDAAFARAVSDSFGLPAPAPINDAEWEPLRLFLVGEAGPIVTPPGADVRGADRAEREVLKKKQQAVTSLDSTHPGVPAKAMVMVDRPQPVQPHVFLRGNAGRPGKEVPRQFLQVLSGPDRKPFGKGSGRLELAQAIASPDNPLTARVMVNRIWTHHFGAGLVATPSDFGLRSDAPTNPELLDWLASRFVQGGWSVKNLHRIILTSAAYRRSSDGTDAMAAADPMNLLLARQNRRRLDFEGLRDSLLAVAGRLETGVGGRAVPLTVEPFATRRTVYGFIDRQNLDGVFRTFDFASPDASSPRRFVTVVPQQALFLMNSPFVSEQARHLAARLDAEQLTDPGARVDRLYRLGLGRLPETDERDLALRFVQARPGKSPVAGGLSGWEAYAQALLLTNEFSYVD, from the coding sequence ATGCCGCGTTCCCGACCTTGCCGGACCGCCGATTGGTCCTGGGTGATCCTTCCCTGGACGATCGCCTGCGTCTCGCTCCTCCGGGCGAGCCCGGCCGCTGCCGACGCTCCGGCTGTCGCTGCCGAGGCGGCCGATTTCTTCGAGACGCGCATCCGGCCGATGATCTTCGACCGCTGCGTCTCGTGCCACGGGCCGGACAAGCAGGCGTCGGGGCTGCGGCTCGACTCGCGCGAGGCGATGCTCGAAGGGGGCCTTGAAGGGCCGTCGGTCGTCCCTGGAGACCCGGACGCCAGCCTGATGGTGCAGGCGGTGCGGCACATTGGCGACTACAAGATGCCTCCCAAGGGGGGCAAGCTGGCCGACCAGGCCCTGACTGACGTGGCCGCCTGGGTCAAGATGGGCGCCCCCTGGCCCGTGGCACCCGCGGCCAGCTCGGCTTCGGACGTGGATCCTAGAGCCTCGCACTGGTCGTTCCAGCGAGTGACCGATCCCCCCCTGCCCGCTGTCAAGCGTACCGAACTGGTCTCCAACCCGGTCGATGCCTTCTTGCAGGCGAAGCTGGAGGCCAAGGGCCTCGTTCCCGCCCTCGAAGTCGACCGCCGGACGCTCCTTCGACGCGCCACATTCGACCTTCACGGCCTGCCGCCGACGCCCGAGGAGGTCGATGCCTTCGTCTCCGATCCCTCGGCCGACGCCTACGGCAAGGTGATCGACCGCTTGCTCTCCAGCCCCCGTTATGGAGAGCGCTGGGGCAGGCACTGGCTCGACGTCGCGCGCTATGCCGACACCAAGGGCTATGTGTTCGTCGAGGATCGCAACTATCCGTTCGCCTACACCTATCGCGATTACGTCATCAAGGCGTTTAACGACGACTTGCCGTACGACCGATTCCTGACCGAGCAGCTTGCCGCCGACCTGATCCCGTCCGACGGCGACACGAGCAGGCTCGCTGCGATGGGCTTCCTGACGGTCGGCCGTCGGTTCCTGAACAACAACGAAGACATCATCGACGACCGGATCGACGCCGTCACACGCGGGATGCTCGGTCTGACGGTGGCCTGCGCCCGCTGTCACGACCACAAGTACGACCCGATCCCGACGGCCGACTATTACTCCCTCTTCGGCGTCTTCGCCTCGTCGGAAGAACCGAAAGAACTGCCCGAGATCCGGACCCAGGCCAACAGCGCCCAGATCGACGACTACCGGTCCCAGCGAGCCAAGTTGAAGGGAACGCTCGACGCCTATGCGACCGAGTTGCGTGGCAAGGTCGAGGGAGACTTGCGTCGGGATCTGGCCGGATACTGGGCTGCCTCAAGAGCCCTGGACTTCCACCGCGATCATCCGCAGCTCGACGCCGAAGGGCGTCGCCGGAAGCTGCCGCCCCCGCGGCTGAAGCTCGCCGCGTCGCGTTGGGCGGAGATCCTCAAGGCGACCAAGGACGCCAAGGATTCGCCTCTCGCCCCCTGGCACGCACTGGCCGCCCTGCCGCCGGCCGAGTTCGCCGCCCGCGCCCCGGGACTGCTCGACGAGTTGGCCCGCACCCAGCCATTGGCCCGCGCCCTTCGAGGCGTGATACCGCCCAGGACTCTGAACGAGGCCGGCGATCGGATGGGCGCGGCGATGGTGGCCGCCCTGCAAGGCGGACCCGACGCGGCCTTCGCCCGCGCCGTTTCCGACTCCTTCGGCCTGCCCGCGCCTGCCCCGATCAACGATGCCGAATGGGAGCCGCTCCGACTGTTCCTGGTCGGTGAGGCCGGCCCGATCGTGACGCCGCCCGGCGCCGATGTGCGTGGGGCCGATCGTGCCGAGCGCGAAGTCCTCAAGAAGAAGCAGCAAGCCGTCACTTCGCTCGACTCCACCCACCCCGGCGTGCCCGCCAAGGCGATGGTGATGGTCGACCGCCCGCAGCCGGTTCAGCCCCACGTCTTCCTGAGAGGCAACGCCGGCCGGCCCGGCAAGGAAGTTCCCAGGCAGTTCCTCCAGGTCCTCTCGGGCCCCGACCGCAAGCCATTCGGCAAGGGGAGCGGGCGGCTGGAGCTGGCGCAGGCCATCGCTAGCCCCGACAACCCGCTGACGGCCCGCGTCATGGTCAACCGGATCTGGACGCATCACTTCGGCGCCGGCCTGGTTGCCACCCCCAGCGACTTCGGCCTGAGGAGCGACGCCCCCACCAATCCCGAGCTGCTCGACTGGCTGGCCAGCCGGTTCGTCCAGGGGGGATGGTCGGTCAAGAATCTGCACCGGATCATCCTCACCTCGGCCGCTTACCGGCGTTCGAGCGACGGCACGGACGCGATGGCGGCCGCCGATCCCATGAACCTTCTGCTTGCCAGGCAGAACCGGCGACGGCTCGACTTCGAAGGGCTGCGCGACTCCTTGCTGGCGGTCGCCGGCCGCCTCGAGACGGGGGTTGGCGGCCGAGCGGTCCCCTTGACGGTCGAGCCGTTCGCCACGAGGCGGACGGTGTATGGGTTCATCGACCGGCAGAACCTCGACGGCGTCTTCCGGACCTTCGACTTCGCCAGCCCCGACGCCAGCTCGCCGCGTCGGTTCGTGACGGTCGTCCCGCAGCAGGCCCTCTTCCTGATGAACAGCCCGTTCGTCTCCGAGCAGGCCCGCCACCTGGCCGCCCGGCTGGATGCGGAACAACTGACCGACCCGGGCGCACGCGTCGACCGCCTCTATCGGCTGGGGCTGGGCCGACTTCCCGAGACCGACGAGCGTGACCTGGCCCTGCGGTTTGTGCAGGCGCGACCCGGCAAGAGTCCCGTCGCGGGCGGGCTCTCGGGCTGGGAGGCCTACGCCCAGGCGTTGCTCCTGACCAACGAATTTTCGTACGTCGATTGA
- a CDS encoding GNAT family N-acetyltransferase: MNAAEHLRTERLLLRPWRDEDRAPYAALNADPAVMEYFLAALTRDQSDAMVDRFITHHEEHGFGPWAVEVPGISPLVGYVGLLIPRFETSFTPCVEIGWRLAREHWGKGYAIEAARAVILDAFGRLGLDEIVSFTVPANVRSQSVMQRLGMTRFEADDFDHPNVPEGHPLRRHVLYRIRRPA; this comes from the coding sequence TTGAATGCGGCCGAACACCTCCGGACCGAGCGACTGCTTTTACGTCCCTGGCGGGACGAAGATCGGGCCCCCTACGCGGCCCTGAACGCCGACCCCGCCGTGATGGAGTATTTCCTTGCCGCGCTCACCCGCGACCAGAGCGACGCGATGGTCGACCGCTTCATCACCCATCATGAAGAGCACGGATTCGGCCCGTGGGCCGTCGAGGTTCCCGGCATCTCCCCCCTCGTCGGCTACGTCGGCCTGCTGATCCCCCGGTTCGAGACCTCCTTCACCCCCTGCGTCGAGATCGGCTGGCGGCTGGCCCGCGAGCATTGGGGCAAGGGCTACGCCATCGAGGCCGCCCGCGCCGTCATCCTCGATGCCTTCGGCCGGCTCGGACTGGACGAAATCGTCTCGTTCACGGTGCCCGCCAATGTCCGCTCGCAGTCCGTCATGCAACGACTGGGCATGACCCGGTTTGAGGCCGACGACTTCGATCACCCGAATGTCCCCGAGGGCCACCCCCTGCGCCGGCACGTCCTCTACCGGATCAGGCGGCCCGCCTGA
- a CDS encoding MFS transporter, with product MPAETTSASPTHAAHDPYSALRAVDCRRLIVANLVSSLGMQMQTMVVGYDLYGRTGSAMSLGWVGLVEFLPVVLLVIPAGHAADKYDRRKIMILAQSLMIVASLGMGWLSWTRGSILLIYVCLGLTGIASALLRPSRASLLPRLVPAEHLQNAVTWNTSGLQIASVSGPALGGLLIYLTGQPAALYLLDALCGMSVVAMLSRMTPQFVPGAAKKATMGSLLAGFRFVRDTKLILASITLDLFAVLLGGATALLPIFAQDILKVDARGFGLLRAAPAVGALVMAMMLAHRPPMRHAGRALLGSVAGFGLATVVFGLSRNPYLSFAMLLLVGALDNVSMVVRSTLVQTLTPDSMRGRVSAVNSLFIGSSNELGAFESGLTAKLFGPVASVVGGGIGTLLVVVAADTIWPQIRRLARLSDALPPSAIAEMSEIPEPV from the coding sequence ATGCCCGCCGAAACGACCTCAGCCTCGCCGACTCACGCGGCGCACGATCCCTACTCCGCCTTGAGAGCCGTCGATTGTCGCCGCCTGATCGTGGCCAACCTGGTGTCGTCGCTCGGCATGCAGATGCAGACGATGGTCGTGGGTTATGACCTGTATGGCCGGACAGGATCGGCCATGTCCCTGGGCTGGGTCGGCCTCGTCGAGTTCCTGCCGGTCGTCCTGCTGGTGATCCCCGCCGGGCACGCGGCCGACAAGTATGACCGCAGGAAGATCATGATCCTGGCGCAGTCATTGATGATCGTGGCCTCGCTGGGGATGGGCTGGCTGTCGTGGACGAGGGGCTCGATTCTCCTCATCTATGTCTGCCTCGGCCTGACGGGAATTGCCAGCGCCCTGCTCAGGCCGTCAAGGGCGTCCCTCCTGCCCCGGCTGGTGCCGGCCGAGCACTTGCAGAACGCGGTGACCTGGAACACCAGCGGCTTGCAGATCGCGTCGGTCTCGGGCCCCGCCCTGGGCGGTCTGCTCATCTACCTGACCGGACAACCCGCGGCGCTCTACCTGCTGGATGCCCTCTGCGGGATGAGCGTGGTCGCCATGCTCTCGCGGATGACGCCCCAGTTCGTGCCGGGGGCGGCGAAGAAGGCGACGATGGGCTCGTTGCTGGCGGGGTTCCGCTTCGTGCGGGACACTAAGCTCATCCTCGCCTCGATCACGCTCGACCTGTTCGCCGTGCTCCTGGGCGGGGCGACGGCCTTGCTGCCCATCTTCGCGCAGGACATCCTCAAGGTCGACGCTCGCGGCTTCGGCCTACTGCGCGCGGCCCCCGCGGTCGGTGCCCTGGTCATGGCGATGATGCTGGCCCATCGGCCGCCGATGCGCCACGCGGGAAGGGCCTTGCTGGGATCGGTGGCGGGCTTCGGCCTGGCGACGGTCGTCTTCGGCCTCTCGCGCAACCCTTATCTGTCGTTCGCCATGCTGCTGCTCGTCGGCGCTCTGGACAACGTGAGCATGGTTGTCCGCTCGACCCTGGTGCAGACCCTGACCCCCGACTCGATGCGCGGCCGGGTCTCGGCGGTGAACAGCCTGTTCATCGGCTCTTCCAACGAGCTCGGAGCGTTCGAGTCGGGCCTGACGGCCAAGCTGTTCGGCCCGGTCGCCTCGGTGGTCGGAGGAGGGATCGGCACGCTGCTGGTGGTCGTCGCCGCCGACACCATCTGGCCCCAGATCCGTCGGCTCGCCCGCCTGTCCGACGCTCTCCCTCCCTCGGCCATCGCGGAAATGTCCGAGATCCCCGAGCCGGTCTGA